The proteins below are encoded in one region of Paenibacillus sp. YYML68:
- a CDS encoding zinc-binding alcohol dehydrogenase family protein, whose translation MKTIICEQVERFVMTEQEEPELTEGCAVVQIRRIGICGTDLHAYKGNQPFFTYPKVLGHELSGTIVRVAGESEWKAGDLVSIIPYMHCGKCLACREGKTNCCTSMQVLGVHMDGGMRERIAVPLSHLVRADGLTLDEAALLEPLSIGAHAVRRAQVKEGQRALVIGAGPIGLGVMAFARLAGAEVIAMDVNEERLDFCRRWAGVKQTVHALQEPLAALRELTEGELPQVVFDATGNGRSMTAAFDYAAHGGTLVYVGLVKGDITFHDPEFHKRELTLMGSRNATADDFGHVLEAVRSGAVQVGPLITHRAAFTQMIDEFEQWLLPEQRVIKAIVEL comes from the coding sequence ATGAAGACCATCATATGTGAGCAGGTGGAGCGCTTTGTCATGACGGAGCAGGAGGAGCCAGAGCTTACCGAGGGCTGCGCGGTCGTCCAGATCCGGCGCATCGGAATATGCGGCACTGATCTGCATGCCTATAAGGGCAACCAGCCGTTCTTCACCTATCCGAAGGTGCTCGGTCATGAGCTGTCTGGAACAATCGTGCGTGTCGCTGGCGAATCGGAGTGGAAGGCGGGCGACTTGGTCAGCATCATTCCCTACATGCATTGCGGCAAGTGCTTGGCGTGCCGGGAGGGCAAGACGAACTGCTGTACGAGCATGCAGGTGCTCGGGGTCCATATGGATGGCGGCATGCGCGAGCGGATCGCGGTGCCCCTCTCGCACCTGGTTCGCGCTGACGGCTTGACGCTCGACGAGGCGGCGCTGCTGGAGCCGCTGAGCATCGGAGCCCATGCGGTGCGAAGAGCTCAGGTGAAGGAAGGGCAGCGGGCGCTCGTCATCGGCGCAGGTCCGATTGGGCTTGGTGTGATGGCATTCGCGAGGCTCGCAGGCGCGGAGGTGATCGCGATGGATGTGAACGAGGAGCGGCTCGACTTCTGCAGACGGTGGGCCGGGGTGAAGCAGACGGTCCATGCGCTGCAGGAGCCGCTGGCTGCACTTCGCGAGCTGACCGAAGGCGAGCTGCCGCAGGTCGTGTTCGACGCGACCGGTAACGGACGGTCGATGACGGCGGCGTTCGATTACGCTGCACATGGCGGCACGCTCGTGTACGTCGGGCTGGTGAAGGGCGATATTACGTTTCACGATCCGGAGTTCCACAAGCGGGAGCTGACCTTGATGGGCAGCCGCAATGCGACGGCTGACGATTTTGGCCATGTGCTGGAGGCTGTACGCTCGGGGGCGGTTCAGGTCGGTCCGCTTATTACGCACCGTGCCGCCTTCACTCAGATGATCGACGAATTCGAGCAGTGGCTCTTGCCGGAGCAGCGTGTCATCAAGGCAATCGTCGAGCTGTAG
- a CDS encoding aldo/keto reductase, with amino-acid sequence MKYRQLGRTGLDVSVLSYGASSLGSVFRETDEMESIRTVHEALDTGINLIDVSPYYGLTKAETVLGNALRSIPRDRYVLSTKAGRYGLDEFDYSRQRIVASLDESLQRLGTDDVDILLLHDVEFVDPAIIVEEAIPTLRTLKAQGKIRFYGLCGLPLPMFEQLLPKVEADVIISYCHHSLNDTSLLSLLPFLEQQQVGVINASPLSMGLLGTRGAPDWHPASQQVKDVCRKAAEYCASQGTDIAKLAVQFATSEERIPTTLVSTANPLNIRRNADWVDEPLDEELLQAVQHILAPIQDESWSSGLPMYNRHLDSERRESR; translated from the coding sequence ATGAAATATCGTCAGCTTGGGCGGACTGGTCTTGACGTATCGGTACTCAGCTATGGAGCTTCGTCGCTCGGCTCGGTGTTCCGCGAGACCGATGAGATGGAGAGCATTCGTACCGTACACGAGGCGCTCGACACGGGAATAAATTTGATCGATGTATCACCTTATTATGGCTTGACGAAGGCGGAGACAGTGCTCGGGAATGCGCTGCGCTCGATTCCTCGCGACCGCTATGTGCTGTCCACGAAGGCGGGACGGTACGGATTGGACGAATTTGATTACTCACGCCAGCGAATCGTCGCGAGTCTGGATGAGAGCCTGCAGCGTCTTGGGACCGATGATGTTGATATATTGCTGCTGCATGATGTCGAGTTCGTCGACCCGGCTATTATAGTGGAGGAAGCGATCCCGACGCTGCGGACACTGAAGGCCCAGGGGAAAATCCGCTTCTACGGCTTATGCGGCTTGCCGCTGCCGATGTTCGAGCAGCTGCTGCCGAAGGTCGAGGCGGATGTGATCATCTCGTATTGTCATCATTCGCTGAATGACACGTCACTGCTCTCGCTGTTGCCCTTCCTCGAGCAGCAGCAGGTTGGAGTCATTAATGCCTCTCCCTTGTCGATGGGCTTGCTCGGTACGAGAGGCGCTCCCGATTGGCACCCGGCCAGTCAGCAGGTGAAGGACGTATGCCGGAAGGCGGCGGAATATTGTGCGAGTCAAGGGACAGATATAGCGAAGCTGGCGGTGCAATTCGCCACGAGCGAGGAGCGCATTCCGACGACGCTCGTCAGTACGGCGAATCCGCTCAATATTCGCAGGAATGCCGACTGGGTGGATGAGCCGCTTGATGAGGAGCTGCTTCAGGCGGTGCAGCACATTCTCGCTCCGATTCAGGACGAGAGCTGGAGCAGCGGCCTGCCGATGTACAACCGACATCTGGATAGCGAACGGAGGGAGAGCCGATGA
- a CDS encoding amidohydrolase: MRIDAHQHYWRISRGDYGWITPELPVLYRDLLPEQLEPALKAHQLDGTIVVQAAPTFEETRFLLELSEQHDSILGVVGLFDAEAASCWEHYELFRTHPKLKGVRVMIQDMADASAIVREPWLSAWTRLEADQTPVDLLVRANQLDEVLNLLKHAPTLHAVIDHLGKPAIAQGVLEPWREQLQAIAAYPNVYGKLSGMVTEANHSSWNVSDFRPYVEHALDCFGPERVMFGSDWPVCLLAGSYEEVLDVLEQSLPQSWGEAERSRLFGRNALQFYRI, encoded by the coding sequence ATGAGAATTGATGCGCATCAGCATTATTGGCGAATTAGTCGTGGAGATTACGGCTGGATTACGCCCGAGCTTCCGGTGCTGTACCGCGACCTGCTGCCAGAGCAGCTCGAGCCTGCCTTGAAGGCGCATCAGCTCGATGGCACGATCGTCGTGCAGGCGGCACCGACCTTCGAGGAGACGAGATTCTTGCTTGAGCTGTCCGAGCAGCACGACTCCATACTTGGCGTCGTCGGTCTGTTCGATGCAGAGGCTGCTTCGTGCTGGGAGCATTACGAATTGTTCCGCACGCATCCGAAGCTCAAGGGTGTACGGGTCATGATTCAGGACATGGCCGATGCGTCTGCTATCGTTCGTGAGCCTTGGCTGTCCGCGTGGACGAGGCTTGAGGCGGACCAGACGCCTGTCGACCTGCTCGTTCGCGCCAATCAGCTCGATGAGGTCTTGAATCTGCTGAAGCATGCGCCGACATTGCATGCGGTCATCGATCATCTGGGTAAGCCTGCGATTGCACAGGGCGTACTGGAGCCGTGGAGGGAGCAGCTGCAGGCGATAGCTGCCTATCCGAACGTATATGGCAAGCTGTCCGGTATGGTGACGGAGGCTAATCACTCGTCATGGAATGTAAGCGATTTCCGTCCTTACGTCGAGCATGCGCTGGACTGCTTCGGTCCAGAACGGGTCATGTTCGGCAGCGATTGGCCGGTGTGCCTGCTCGCTGGCTCGTATGAGGAGGTGCTGGACGTGCTCGAGCAGTCGCTTCCCCAGAGCTGGGGCGAGGCGGAGCGGTCCCGGCTGTTCGGACGGAATGCGCTTCAATTTTATCGAATATAG
- the fucU gene encoding L-fucose mutarotase, whose translation MLIGIPRIISPELLKLMMEMGHGDELVLADGNFPAASCAQRLVRCDGHGIAELLEAIVQLMPLDSYVERPAFVMAVVPGDSVQTPIWTRYRSTLSARTGLEEPLEQVERFAFYERAKKAYAIVATGETALYGNLILKKGVIREHEN comes from the coding sequence ATGCTCATAGGCATTCCCAGAATTATTTCACCCGAGTTATTGAAGCTGATGATGGAGATGGGTCACGGCGATGAGCTGGTGCTCGCCGACGGCAACTTCCCGGCTGCAAGCTGCGCCCAGCGTCTTGTCCGCTGCGACGGACACGGAATCGCTGAGCTGCTGGAGGCGATCGTGCAGCTCATGCCGCTCGATTCATACGTGGAGCGCCCGGCCTTCGTTATGGCGGTCGTACCGGGCGATTCGGTGCAGACGCCGATCTGGACGCGCTACCGCAGCACGCTGAGCGCAAGAACAGGACTCGAGGAGCCGCTCGAGCAGGTCGAGCGATTCGCTTTTTATGAGCGGGCGAAGAAGGCGTACGCAATCGTCGCGACAGGGGAGACCGCCCTGTATGGCAATCTCATCTTGAAGAAGGGAGTGATCCGAGAGCATGAGAATTGA
- a CDS encoding helix-turn-helix domain-containing protein translates to MSKAIQKQFAGDRHFPLQLVYRDTKSYQNELPDHIHEWFELVYVYEGCGTMFIDQQFLEMREGDWFIIPGNTIHRAFPSVENPVTSTAIFFSPVLVRQQLLGESFSYLSCFEEARKRKQYKLNIQIPHRDEYVRRIDLMHEEWQLRPHGYRHAMLLYLEHLLLQLHREAVPKQRQLPGDHATVPAWLRKTLERIDLSIGDDLTLSSLAASANVSAAHLSRSFKQHTGLTVSEYVSTKRMLYAAELLHQTELSLHEIASCCGIHSMTHFHRSFKKTLGQTPARYKQLATIRKA, encoded by the coding sequence ATGTCAAAAGCGATTCAGAAGCAATTCGCCGGCGATCGGCACTTTCCGCTCCAGCTTGTGTACCGTGACACGAAGAGCTATCAGAATGAGCTCCCCGACCACATCCATGAATGGTTCGAGCTGGTGTACGTATACGAAGGCTGCGGCACGATGTTCATCGACCAGCAGTTCCTCGAGATGCGTGAGGGCGACTGGTTCATCATCCCGGGCAATACGATTCACCGCGCGTTCCCTTCTGTGGAGAACCCGGTCACGTCCACGGCTATCTTCTTCAGTCCAGTGCTCGTACGACAGCAGCTGCTCGGAGAATCGTTCTCGTACCTCAGCTGCTTCGAGGAGGCAAGGAAGCGGAAGCAGTACAAGCTGAATATTCAGATACCTCACCGTGACGAGTACGTGCGACGGATCGACCTGATGCATGAGGAATGGCAGCTGCGCCCGCATGGCTACCGCCACGCGATGCTGCTCTACCTCGAGCACCTGCTCCTGCAGCTGCACAGGGAGGCTGTGCCCAAGCAGAGGCAGCTTCCCGGCGATCATGCCACCGTGCCCGCCTGGCTACGTAAGACACTCGAGCGCATCGATCTGTCGATCGGCGACGACTTGACGCTGTCCTCACTCGCAGCCTCTGCGAACGTATCGGCCGCTCACCTGTCACGCTCCTTCAAGCAGCATACCGGGCTCACCGTGAGCGAATATGTGTCGACCAAGCGCATGCTGTATGCAGCCGAGCTGCTTCATCAGACCGAGCTCAGCTTACACGAGATCGCCTCGTGCTGCGGCATTCACAGCATGACTCACTTTCATCGAAGCTTCAAGAAGACACTCGGACAGACCCCGGCGAGATACAAGCAGCTCGCTACGATACGGAAGGCGTGA
- the dgoD gene encoding galactonate dehydratase, translating into MKITKLELFHVKPRWLILKTHTDEGICGFGEPIVEGKARTVEMAIKELEPVLLGQDPMQIEHLWQTMYRGAFYRGGPILVSAISGIEQSLWDIKGKAYNVPVYELLGGACRTKIRMYAHCRGESPEELAEAARKLKAQGFTAVKIGIDAPVLNVDSMAYVERQAARLEAIRSATGPEMDIAIDFHGRVSPAMAIRLAKAFEPFYPMFLEEPCLPENVDAMVRIANSTSIPIATGERLYTRWGFREVIEKQAAVIVQPDLCHCGGILEAKKIAAMAELYYGSIAPHNPLGPISLASCLQLDACTPNFLIQEHPTLDEKWDLGVGYLKQPFVIEDGYIEVPKGPGLGIEVNEDFLREQQYAGDWETPRYYYEDGSLAEW; encoded by the coding sequence ATGAAAATTACGAAGCTGGAGCTGTTTCATGTCAAGCCACGTTGGCTTATTCTGAAAACGCATACCGACGAAGGCATATGCGGCTTCGGGGAGCCGATCGTCGAGGGGAAAGCCCGCACGGTGGAGATGGCGATCAAGGAGCTCGAGCCCGTACTGCTCGGACAAGACCCGATGCAGATCGAGCATCTGTGGCAGACGATGTACCGAGGTGCCTTTTACCGGGGAGGTCCGATTCTGGTCAGCGCCATTAGCGGCATCGAGCAGTCGTTGTGGGACATTAAGGGCAAGGCGTACAACGTGCCGGTGTACGAGCTGCTCGGCGGCGCTTGCCGGACGAAGATCCGCATGTACGCCCATTGCCGGGGCGAGTCGCCGGAGGAGCTGGCCGAGGCGGCACGCAAGCTGAAGGCGCAAGGCTTCACGGCCGTTAAGATCGGCATCGATGCGCCAGTCCTCAACGTAGACAGCATGGCCTACGTCGAGCGCCAAGCGGCACGCCTAGAGGCAATCCGCTCGGCCACTGGCCCAGAGATGGATATCGCGATTGACTTCCACGGCCGAGTGAGCCCGGCGATGGCGATTCGGCTGGCGAAGGCGTTCGAGCCGTTCTACCCGATGTTCCTCGAGGAGCCTTGTCTGCCCGAGAATGTGGATGCGATGGTTCGCATCGCCAATTCGACGTCGATCCCGATTGCGACGGGCGAGCGTCTGTACACGCGCTGGGGCTTCCGCGAAGTCATCGAGAAGCAGGCGGCTGTCATTGTGCAGCCGGACCTGTGCCATTGCGGCGGCATTCTAGAGGCGAAGAAGATTGCAGCGATGGCGGAGCTGTACTACGGCTCGATCGCCCCGCACAATCCGCTCGGTCCAATCTCACTCGCATCGTGTCTGCAGCTCGACGCTTGCACGCCGAACTTCCTCATACAAGAGCATCCGACGCTCGATGAGAAGTGGGATCTGGGCGTCGGCTACCTGAAGCAGCCCTTTGTCATCGAGGACGGCTATATCGAGGTGCCGAAGGGGCCGGGACTGGGCATTGAGGTCAATGAGGATTTCCTACGCGAGCAGCAATATGCCGGGGACTGGGAGACGCCGAGATATTACTACGAGGACGGCTCGCTGGCGGAGTGGTAG